In Paenibacillus hexagrammi, the following are encoded in one genomic region:
- a CDS encoding TetR/AcrR family transcriptional regulator encodes MSLLTWNKTPDKIPTSRFALEVWNGNGLCRREHTFEKSKLLEATLSLIITKGYHGTTVDEICAAAGVTKGSFFHYFKTKEDIGKAAIEQFESMQAYLIAGAELDLVQDPWEKLQAYLDFFVALAKDPSSPSGCLTAVMTQELSDTHSEFRSLCEEKLFNNTKPLKKILDEVMEQYPSHIPTDSQQLSDYFLSLYQGSLILAKARDNRIVLEKNVELFRQYLRSAFNKN; translated from the coding sequence ATGTCACTGTTGACGTGGAATAAAACCCCTGATAAGATACCAACTAGTAGGTTTGCATTGGAGGTCTGGAACGGTAATGGACTATGTAGACGAGAGCATACCTTTGAAAAAAGTAAGCTCTTAGAGGCAACACTATCGCTTATTATAACAAAAGGATACCATGGAACTACTGTTGACGAAATTTGCGCTGCAGCGGGCGTAACGAAAGGCAGTTTTTTTCACTATTTTAAAACTAAAGAGGATATCGGCAAAGCGGCGATCGAGCAATTTGAGAGCATGCAAGCCTATCTCATAGCAGGGGCAGAGCTGGATCTTGTTCAAGATCCTTGGGAGAAGCTGCAAGCATATTTGGATTTTTTCGTGGCATTAGCCAAAGACCCTTCATCCCCCAGTGGTTGTTTAACGGCCGTGATGACACAGGAACTGTCGGATACCCATTCCGAATTCCGTTCGTTGTGTGAAGAAAAGCTATTTAACAATACAAAGCCATTGAAGAAAATTCTAGATGAGGTTATGGAGCAATACCCTTCACATATACCAACCGACAGCCAGCAGCTATCCGACTATTTTCTTTCGCTTTATCAGGGTTCTCTTATTCTCGCAAAAGCGAGAGATAATCGAATCGTGCTGGAGAAGAATGTGGAGCTATTCAGACAGTATCTCAGGAGTGCCTT